A single Syntrophorhabdales bacterium DNA region contains:
- the ubiE gene encoding bifunctional demethylmenaquinone methyltransferase/2-methoxy-6-polyprenyl-1,4-benzoquinol methylase UbiE, with protein MDKSPEKPVSFGFRKVSEAKKRELVDKHFDSIASKYDWMNTVLSFGLHYLWKRRAVRMSGIKAGDFVLDVCGGTADLALLAANIVGNAGLVTVYDINRAMMKFGQVKVAAHGLSGRVCFVQGDAERISFPGDSFDAVMVGFGIRNFVHLEKGLGEMHRVLKKGGCFTILEFSRPDPAWFRALYHFYSFVIMPLAGQLLAGTRQAYTYLPESIRLFPLPDELSRILRNIGFSNVTYKRLTNGIAVVHRAEKGQ; from the coding sequence ATGGATAAATCCCCAGAGAAGCCTGTGTCGTTCGGCTTCAGAAAAGTCTCCGAAGCTAAAAAGCGAGAGCTTGTCGACAAGCACTTTGATTCTATCGCGTCCAAGTATGATTGGATGAATACCGTCTTGAGCTTTGGCCTGCATTACCTGTGGAAGAGGAGAGCAGTGCGTATGTCAGGGATAAAGGCGGGCGATTTCGTACTCGATGTCTGCGGCGGCACTGCAGACCTCGCACTCCTTGCAGCCAACATAGTCGGCAACGCAGGCCTCGTCACTGTCTACGACATCAACCGGGCGATGATGAAATTCGGACAGGTTAAGGTTGCAGCGCACGGTCTTTCCGGGCGCGTCTGCTTTGTCCAGGGAGATGCGGAGCGTATATCCTTTCCCGGCGATTCTTTTGATGCAGTCATGGTGGGCTTCGGGATACGCAATTTCGTCCACCTGGAGAAAGGCCTCGGGGAGATGCACCGTGTGCTCAAAAAAGGGGGCTGTTTTACTATCCTTGAGTTTTCCAGACCTGATCCTGCGTGGTTCAGGGCGCTTTACCATTTCTACTCCTTTGTCATAATGCCTCTCGCGGGACAGCTCCTGGCCGGGACGCGCCAGGCGTACACGTATCTGCCCGAATCTATCCGCCTTTTTCCGCTTCCTGATGAACTTTCGAGAATCCTGCGGAATATAGGTTTTTCGAACGTGACGTATAAGCGACTCACGAACGGTATAGCGGTAGTCCATCGCGCTGAGAAGGGACAATAA
- a CDS encoding MFS transporter: MQRRRIIILGIGHLATDISQGALPALLPFLIVQYHLSYSAAAGIVFAANIFSSLMQPLFGHFADRLSKIWLIPASMLVTGAGTALIGVAPSYWYIFAVVAVVGIGLAAFHPEAARLVNRVAGKNKSSGMAIFTTGGQLGFAAGPLLTTTVVLACGLKGTLLLILPVVIAAIFLVPMISRLSKEDLKRAEAGALPLRAEEADQWKAFTILMIVIIIRSVLFYGLNTFLPLYWLNVLHQSNAAAGTILTVYFSCGVFGTLLGGRLGDLIGYRRIVLISLIVVTFVLPVFLLLGDARLATMAVIPIGFILFLSSSTVIVMGQWYLPNHIGFASGVTLGLSITAGGTAAPLLGKIADLYGIPSTMWTLTCLPVICAVLMALLPRSKPSVAHG, from the coding sequence ATGCAGCGACGGCGTATCATTATACTTGGCATAGGACACCTGGCGACCGACATCAGCCAGGGGGCTCTGCCAGCCCTCCTTCCCTTCCTTATTGTGCAGTATCATCTTTCGTACAGTGCTGCTGCGGGTATCGTTTTTGCCGCCAACATTTTTTCTTCTCTCATGCAGCCGCTTTTTGGCCATTTTGCTGACCGGCTTTCGAAGATTTGGCTTATACCGGCGAGCATGCTGGTTACCGGTGCCGGGACCGCGCTGATCGGTGTAGCACCCAGTTACTGGTATATTTTTGCGGTTGTCGCAGTGGTCGGGATCGGGCTTGCGGCTTTCCATCCGGAAGCAGCCCGCCTCGTGAATCGAGTTGCCGGTAAGAACAAATCAAGCGGGATGGCCATATTTACCACGGGCGGGCAGCTCGGGTTTGCAGCCGGACCGCTACTCACCACCACCGTCGTTCTCGCGTGCGGTCTCAAGGGTACGCTTTTACTCATTCTTCCTGTAGTCATAGCTGCCATATTCCTGGTGCCCATGATCAGTCGTCTGTCGAAAGAGGACCTGAAAAGAGCTGAGGCAGGCGCTCTCCCGCTGCGGGCAGAAGAGGCAGACCAGTGGAAGGCCTTTACGATACTCATGATAGTGATTATTATCAGATCTGTTCTCTTTTACGGACTTAATACCTTCCTGCCGCTGTATTGGCTCAATGTCCTTCACCAATCCAACGCTGCTGCAGGTACCATACTCACCGTCTACTTTTCCTGTGGCGTGTTCGGTACTCTGCTCGGCGGCAGGCTGGGGGACCTGATCGGCTATCGCAGGATAGTCCTGATCAGCCTTATCGTCGTGACATTCGTGCTGCCTGTATTTCTGCTCCTGGGTGATGCGCGGCTGGCTACCATGGCAGTGATACCTATTGGCTTTATTCTTTTTCTCTCTTCCAGTACGGTGATCGTGATGGGGCAGTGGTACCTGCCCAATCATATCGGGTTCGCGTCGGGTGTAACCCTTGGCCTTTCCATCACTGCTGGCGGGACAGCAGCGCCTTTGCTCGGTAAAATAGCTGACCTCTACGGAATCCCATCGACCATGTGGACTCTTACCTGCCTGCCGGTGATCTGCGCTGTTCTCATGGCTCTTCTCCCGCGGTCAAAACCTTCGGTTGCCCATGGATAA